One genomic window of Oceanispirochaeta sp. includes the following:
- a CDS encoding DHHA2 domain-containing protein, with amino-acid sequence MNINRFKFNNNLIVMGNQAADLDSTVSAVSMATLLSQINPSLQIRPLIQGHPDDLKLKPEIVALFRRAGIPLDDSLFSETAGKNLDDPLILVDHNEPDNSQIHHSIAGMVDHHDDRGLYPDLPLREVKRTGSCTTLISSFWNDSGLSIPYSQRLILAGAIAVDTGYLNPLWGKTTNLDSREYMGLSEALLEQDRTFLNTLVDIKNDLSSLTLSEHLKRDFKFFPLTAHKGGIASITLDSEEFFRKEFYNHQSVVDFCGKNCPGFLLIMHTVNHPFRRELSLYVPRSPQRKLIRAQLSAALEALPDAGIMVKEPRLNADWDSFTQLNPTLSRKVLVPLLLKELIRHQGPLNC; translated from the coding sequence ATGAATATCAATCGCTTCAAATTCAATAATAATCTTATTGTCATGGGGAATCAGGCAGCTGATCTGGATAGCACCGTGTCGGCTGTTTCCATGGCCACCCTGCTCTCTCAAATAAATCCGTCTCTTCAGATCCGGCCCCTTATCCAGGGGCATCCGGACGATCTAAAACTCAAACCGGAAATTGTGGCCCTCTTCAGAAGAGCCGGAATTCCTCTGGATGACAGTCTCTTTTCAGAAACAGCAGGAAAGAACCTGGATGATCCTCTCATTCTGGTTGACCACAATGAGCCCGACAATTCACAGATCCACCACTCTATTGCCGGAATGGTGGATCATCATGATGACAGAGGGCTGTATCCGGATCTACCCTTGAGAGAAGTGAAAAGAACAGGTTCCTGTACAACCTTGATCAGCAGTTTCTGGAATGATTCAGGATTATCTATCCCTTATTCCCAAAGGCTGATTCTGGCTGGAGCCATTGCCGTCGATACAGGGTACCTGAACCCGCTCTGGGGTAAGACGACAAATCTTGACAGCCGCGAGTACATGGGTCTATCAGAGGCACTCCTGGAGCAGGATAGAACATTTCTGAACACACTGGTGGATATAAAGAACGATCTATCCTCTCTGACCCTGTCAGAGCATCTGAAACGGGATTTCAAGTTCTTTCCTCTAACAGCTCACAAGGGTGGCATTGCCTCGATTACATTGGATTCTGAAGAATTTTTCAGGAAGGAATTTTACAATCATCAGTCGGTTGTTGATTTTTGCGGGAAAAATTGTCCAGGATTCTTATTGATCATGCATACGGTGAATCATCCTTTTCGCAGGGAACTGTCTCTCTATGTGCCCCGATCCCCTCAGAGGAAACTGATAAGAGCCCAGCTTTCTGCAGCCTTGGAAGCCCTTCCTGATGCTGGTATTATGGTGAAGGAACCCCGACTCAATGCAGATTGGGACAGTTTTACACAACTGAATCCCACCTTATCGAGAAAAGTCCTGGTTCCTCTCCTCCTGAAAGAGTTAATTCGTCACCAGGGGCCTTTAAATTGTTGA